The following are from one region of the Ptychodera flava strain L36383 chromosome 15, AS_Pfla_20210202, whole genome shotgun sequence genome:
- the LOC139151854 gene encoding cilia- and flagella-associated protein 337-like — translation MSKGVECFDFNKQLNIIATGNVDHYVRLWNPYVTEKPVALLRGHQVAVVDVCIHEDLEMVFSYCKEAIVKVWDIKEHTCLQTVIMKFPCVQNARMPEFGPFSVYLQGQPINSLVVCCGDYIASLKLGKTAPKKTKQATTHSTQLCAAMYNSHFKQVVTGADDSSIAVWDIETGSKNHVLSNAHGDEEITCMAFDSSLRKLISGARNGSIKVWNFQNGHNIHQCEAVSEAEVTGIVSFRERHRILAVGWSRQITMYDDSDSDNAFIHADSSWRGGQIHKDDILSVDYCPPNLLATASFDGEVIVWSVETEKMFRRLRKGQPSKVTRKLKQALSYFGDSRPPTASSDGSMPSRKNSGRNSRPNSRHRWSHKTPKGFTAPVDKLLFLQQRISQGQTEAAVLLSSEAGFLHFWSVYGKQHDMGFFYASESKEEEESVLALCTNKDNSLLISGDTMGCIYIWNIEQYCLQPRRERQLEKPPLVCSWRAHDSALVSVDFVVYDDQSFILSASTDQTARLWTLKGHFVGTFGQTDKWVLKNPATWRHPKTPWALPKSKKKEDKSKVPKIIENGEDSSEKETNSGNEDNDNMSDKLDDRDSLIPSPRDSPSPVDELAPLPSIYPVTKMNDGIGTIQSPCTSPTQDKPRLRSADIKRVQMQSAPTMTNGLDSRGSSGKLDEHPGASNLDSAFRAKRSVTFANFGQSRRALQMKTLLGHKVEENIARRAYSRQERRHRFGDVDMTLTARFGKLCSPFQALATPATEEIHLPYNLPMTPRMVNRGLTVTSEAELKEMSLSPPPTEQNPETKKDSSYSVLPAINSQSTVAGSR, via the exons ATGAGCAAG GGCGTTGAATGTTTTGACTTCAACAAACAACTGAACATCATTGCAACCGGCAATGTGGATCACTATGTCCGTCTTTGGAATCCGTACGTGACGGAAAAGCCAGTGGCTTTACTCCGAGGTCATCAGGTTGCTGTGGTTGACGTCTGCATCCATGAAGACCTGGAAATGGTGTTCAGTTACTGCAAGGAAGCT ATTGTCAAAGTTTGGGACATAAAAGAGCATACTTGCTTGCAAACTGTGATTATGAAATTCCCATGTGTACAGAATGCAAGGATGCCGGAATTTGGTCCTTTCTCTGTGTATTTGCAAGGCCAACCCATCAACAGTCTTGTGGTCTGCTGTGGAGACTATATTGCAAGTCTTAAACTGGGGAAAACTGCACCCAAGAAGACCAAACAGGCTACAACTCACTCTACCCAACTCTGTGCTGCCATGTACAACTCACATTTCAAACAG GTCGTAACTGGAGCTGATGACTCCTCAATAGCAGTGTGGGATATTGAGACAGGAAGCAAAAACCACGTATTATCCAATGCCCACGGAGATGAAGAAATCACATGTATGGCATTTGATTCAAGTCTAAGAAAACTCATATCAGGCGCTAGGAATGGATCTATAAAA GTTTGGAATTTTCAGAACGGACACAACATACACCAGTGTGAAGCCGTATCTGAAGCGGAAGTCACCGGTATTGTATCGTTCAGAGAGAGACATCGTATTCTAGCTGTGGGATGGAGCAGACAGATCACAATGTATGATGACAGCGATAGTGAT AATGCCTTCATCCATGCTGATAGTTCCTGGAGGGGAGGGCAGATTCACAAGGACGACATCCTCTCAGTTGACTACTGTCCTCCTAATCTCCTGGCAACGGCAAGCTTTGACGGAGAAGTCATCGTCTGGAGTGTTGAAACTGAAAAGATGTTTAGGAGGCTGCGTAAAGGTCAGCCAAGTAAAGT AACACGGAAACTGAAACAAGCCTTGTCATACTTCGGAGACAGCAGACCACCAACAGCCAGTTCAGATGGCAGCATGCCTTCAAGGAAGAACTCAGGGCGGAATTCAAGACCCAACTCTAGACACAGATGGAGTCATAAAACACCAAAAGG ATTTACCGCTCCAGTGGATAAGTTGTTGTTTCTACAACAGAGAATCAGCCAGGGCCAAACAGAGGCTGCAGTACTTCTGTCCAGTGAGGCAGGGTTTCTGCATTTCTGGAGTGTCTACGGAAAACAGCACGACATGG GATTTTTCTATGCCAGTGAAAGCAAAGAGGAGGAAGAATCTGTGCTGGCATTGTGTACAAACAAAGACAATAGTCTACTGATCAGTGGTGATACTATGGGCTGCATTTACATATGGAATATTGAACAGTACTGTTTACAGCCACGGAGAGAA AGACAATTGGAGAAGCCACCATTGGTATGTTCATGGAGAGCGCATGACTCAGCATTGGTCAGCGTTGACTTTGTTGTCTATGATGACCAGTCCTTCATACTCTCTGCATCCACTGACCAAACGGCCAGACTGTGGACCCTCAAAGGTCACTTTGTGGGCACTtttggacagacagacaagtgGGTCCTGAAGAATCCCGCAACATGGCGACATCCAAA GACACCATGGGCTTTACCTAAATCCAAGAAGAAGGAAGACAAGTCTAAAG TGccaaaaatcattgaaaatggtGAGGACAGCAgtgaaaaggagacaaactctGGAAATGAAGATAATGACAATATGTCTGACAAACTTGATGATAGGGACTCGCTGATACCATCACCAAGGGACAGCCCTTCCCCTGTGGATGAACTGGCACCGTTACCAAGCATTTATCCAGTTACCAAAATGAATGATGGCATAGGAACTATTCAGTCGCCTTGTACGTCACCGACACAGGATAAACCCAGACTACGGAGTGCGGACATCAAACGTGTCCAAATGCAGTCAGCTCCAACGATGACCAACGGGCTTGACAGCAGGGGATCGTCAGGAAAACTGGACGAACATCCGGGGGCTTCGAATCTGGATAGCGCTTTCAGAGCCAAGAGATCTGTTACCTTTGCGAACTTTGGCCAATCTAGGAGAGCTTTACAAATGAAA ACGTTACTTGGACACAAAGTTGAAGAAAACATCGCAAGGCGGGCATACAGCAGACAGGAAAGAAGGCACAGATTTGGTGATGTTGACATGACACTGACAGCCAGATTTGGTAAACTTTGTTCACCGTTTCAAGCTTTAGCTACTCCT GCAACAGAGGAAATACACCTACCCTACAATTTACCGATGACTCCCAGGATGGTTAACCGTGGCTTGACAGTGACAAGTGAAGCCGAACTGAAGGAGATGTCTCTATCGCCTCCACCAACGGAACAAAATCCAGAAACCAAAAAGGACTCCTCCTATTCAGTTCTCCCTGCAATCAACTCCCAGTCGACTGTGGCCGGATCAAGGTAG